DNA sequence from the Alosa sapidissima isolate fAloSap1 chromosome 13, fAloSap1.pri, whole genome shotgun sequence genome:
GCAGGAAACAGCCAGTCGCTTAGGTTGTTTGACGCTTGCTTTGTAAGTGATTTACCCAGCTAACTGTTCTTCTGCCCTTTGACATGGCCCGTTGCGCGCACATATATTTTGCATAGCTACAGTGGTTGCATTCAACATCGTTAGGCTATGGTTAGCCCAGCTATCTCTGTAGGTTGCTAGCCAGCTGCGTCAGACCAGGAAGTACTGCAGCTAGCTGCAAACACGTGCTCAGATATGTGGTGTTTCAGTGATGTTTCAGTATGTCAACTAATGCCACACTTGTGTTGATGTTGTGTCCGCAGAGAGACCTGAGTGTCCCAGTGTAAGTTCACATGATACGTTATGATATTCATGAGTGAGTCGTGTTGCCAGCAACATTGTATCTAACTTTACGCTGTACTCATTtagcaaaataaaaacatggtCTGGATCAGAAACAGATAAGTAAACTGGTAACTTTTCAACTTTAAAATTTGACTGATTGATCAGCCTCAGCTTGGTGAACATTTGAACTCGAAACAGACCAGACGAGAAGTAGCATATCGAAGGTAAAATAAGCTTATGCATTCTTTCTAACACAGAACATAAGTTATGTGGCTACGATTAGCGAACAGTTCAATTAGCATCTCGGCTTCTCTAAACCTgtttatttcactggctgacTCTGAAACATCACTTAAAGGTTTAAATATACGTTGGTGCTGTCTATTCGACAGTGGTGCTGGTTAGTTCAGAAATATGTGTGGTTTTTGTTCTTTTAGTTTAAGCATGTGCGCTGCATGGTCGAGGAGTGAATCacaccgtatgtgtgtgtgtgtgtgtgtgtgtgtgtgtgtgtcactcggCCTTGTGTCTGGGGCCATGTGCTATGCTTCTTTTTGAGAGGCAGGAGGGAAAAGCTTGTGTGTTCTCATGTGCTGGTTCTTGTGTTTTCAGATGATGGATCCTGGACAGGATTTGCTTTTGGCGGCCCTGAGCGAAAGTGGAATCTGCCCAAATGACCTTTTTGACCTCGACCCACAGGACACGGTTCCACCCCCTGTGCCTCAACAGGTATGCAGTGATGATGCAAAAGATGTTGCTGAAGAACATGTGTCGTTTTCTGTGAAGTACTTCCATGTCTAGCCCGTTTATCCCTTAACCATTTTGTCCACGCTAGTTGACTGCTGCCTACAGCACCAACAAGTGATTTTAACAGTTGATGTAGGGATTTGTTTTTCAAGAGGTATTTACTAAATGTACGGTGTCTGTTTTGCATGTACTTGCAGTCGGTATCCGTCAGTGCACTGGATGGAGTTAGTCTGGCAGCTGAGGCCGCTGGAATCGTGCGGCTGGAGCCTGGTCAATCTCCCACGCCTgtgcccaccaccaccccaacaaTCACCATCAGAGTAAGAGATGCACTGCCACTTGTTaagaaaaattattttttttcagcaaTTTTATGGGAGGGGGAGCTGGCTAAATTTTGTCAACGGAACCATATAACCTtggttaaaggagaaatctgctGATTTTTGACATGGATGTCTGTTTCTCGTGGTCACAAGTACTGTTGGTGccaaaaaaaaacgaaaacaatTGGTTTTCGTACCGTACAGTTCCGTACCAacagtactctgtgacctcgagaaacggagatctatgtgaaaaattgacggatttctcctttaaaggcCTTTGACACAATAGTGGATTTCAAACTGTTTAGTTCTGGAAGAGACTCCTGTTCATGCACTCTTGTTTAAGATGCTCATGCACACAGTTTTGTTAGACATGCGATATTTAAGTGACGAGTGCATAGCATTTCAAACTTGCTGATGACTGCAACGTCCCTAAACCTCCACAGCAGAAGCCACAGCCGTCGACCACAACGTTCGTCTTAAACCAACTCAACCAGCTGCCCTCACTTGGCACCATCGTGGTCACCAAGCCCGCCTCGGGCTCCACCGGCCGGCAGACCATCACGGTGACGAAGGTGGTACATGCGCGTGGGATGAGCCCGGCAGCCGTGGTAGCCTCTTCGTCGCCCGTGTGCTCGGTTGTGCCCCCTGGCCGGGAACAGGTGAAGCTGAAGGACCTGCTGAAGCCGGGGGCCCTGAAGACCAGCAGCCTGGGGGAACTAATGAAGCTCAAGCCACCGGCCGACATTGCCCCGCCTGTTGCCACGGCCACAGCCGCCAGTGAGTGAGGTttttgccctgtgtgtgtgcactgtattTGGTTTTGTGTTTGAGTGAATTTGAgtctttttgtgtgtctgtgtttgtttcctctttcaaCTGCTGGGTTgtgaattggtgtgtgtgtgtctgctttcaACTGCTGGGTTatgaattggtgtgtgtgtgtgcttccccttACAACTGCTGATAACCTTTGTAGGGGCTCTGATAAGCAGCAGAATTGAATTGTTTCTTCCTTTGAATTGGGAATTATTTATAAAATGCTTGTTTGAGTGTCTAGAATGCAGTCTGTTTTAATGGCTCTATCGGGCCTCCTCCATGTTATTGTGAACTTCTCTCAACAAAGTGGAATGATTTTCCCTCTTGCAGAAATAATTGTGGTCTCTTCCAAGATGATGAGTAGAGCAGGTATTAGTAGTTTCTTCTCCTAACGCATTGAACGGGTTCTGGTGGAGTGTTCTATTCTGTTGTCTGGTGGCTGGGTTTTAAGTGTGCACTTGTcggtttttttaattttttggtGACTGGTTTACTGGTGCTCTCATTAAGCTCTTCTTCCCACAGCGGAGTTGAACAATGGCGTGAAGAAAGAGGTGACCAGCAAAGACGTGGCCAGAATCTGGGTGAACGAAGACCTGAAGATGCGGAGTTTTTCCCCCACTAATGTAAGCTGCTCTCTGCCTGTGGTAACCAACTATGGTGCTGTTCATCTCAATACACAAGTACCACTGAAAAGTTCATGAGTTTACCATAGTAAAGCTCGCTGTAGAGTGCAGAACAACAACCTcggtaatttttttttaaataggttTGTCACATCTGTAGCCATCATTCTTCTGAGTGTTGTTTCATCTATGTTGTGCTTTTCATCTGTGTGTCTCTAGATACCACACATTAAAGATGAAGAGGAaccagaggaagaggaagaagaggaaatgGGCCATGCAGAGACGTATGCGGAGTACATGCCAATGAAACGTGAGCACAAGCGCACTCAACACATGCATTTTTGAAGGGTATTTTTAGTCACGAGTGGGCTTTTCAGTTGACATTCAGCCCCTTAGATGGGTGCTCCACGGGCCTGTCAGAGTCTGTTTCGGAAGAAAGAGGCAGCTTCTGCCAGAGAAGCTGTGAGGAAATAAAGAAGTCTAATATCACAGTGGCTTCTGGAGCTAGGAAAGTTTTATCATAGGGTGGAATCACAATCAAAAGGGGctgtggggggcgggggtgttGTGGCTCAAGCAGGCAGCAGCATCCATGCGGTCGAAGGGTCGATATTCGGGTCGAAGTGCCTGTGGGGAACCAGGTTCCTACCCTCAGTCTTTTCTCGGATCCTAGCCCATCTCTTTTCGCTCTCTGTCACACTCAGCTGTCCTGTCAACCTAAAGACaaagcagccgtggcctactggttaggactTCGGacttcgaaccccgaccagtaggaacggctgaagtgcccttgagcaaggtacctaacccctcactgctccccgagcgccactgtagcaggcagctcactgcgtcgggattagtgtgtgattcacctcactgtgtgttcactgtgtgctgagcgtgtttcattaattcatggattgggataaatgcagagaccaaatttccctcacgggatcaaaagagtgtatatacttATCTATACAAACATGTTCAAAAAGAGAAGATTGTTAGTGGATGATGGAATGTAATCTGTTTTTTTCCTCCTGCAGTGAAGACTGGCTTGCGGCACCCTGACCCGGTGGTGGAGACCAGCTCACTGTCCAGCGTTAACCCGCCAGACGTGTGGTACCGCATGGCTGTCCCAGAGGAGATCATCGACCGCGGCTGGCTTTCTGCCCTGCAGCTAGAGGCCATCACTTACGCCAGCCAGGTAGGACAAGAATGTCAGACCACCCAGGTGCTCTTACCTGGAAAAGTCCACAGTCAGTTTGCTGTCGGTCCACATGCAGACAGTTAAACGTGTCGCATGTAAATGCTCACCCTGCATGTATTACAGCAGTAGTGACTAGGCTGGAACAACTGAACTGATCATTTGTCATCAGCTGGTAGAGCTTAAAATCTAAATATTCCTGTATATTTGAGATCAGTTTGATTTTGCTAAGGAGGATGTCTTGCCTTGTAGCAGATCCAACTGTCTAACCTAATGTAAAATTGATTGGAGTGTATAGAACTGAATTGTGATGTGCGTGTTTTGGCCTCTGCCGTCAACAGCAACACGAGACATTCCTTCCCAACCAAGACCGAGCGGCCTATCTGATTGGGGACGGGGCTGGAGTGGGCAAAGGCCGAACCATCGCTGGAGTCATTTACGAGAACTACCTACTGGGGAGGAAACGTTCCCTCTGGTAAGAGCTCTGTGTTGCTGTTTTCTTCCCTACTGCCTTACTGACCTCTCCGGAAATTGTTTTATTTACAGAGCTATTCTATGCCTTCTTGGTTTATGTTGCGATCCTCAGGTTCAGCGTCTCCAACGACCTGAAGTATGATGCAGAGAGGGATCTGCGGGATATTGGCGCCAAGAACATTCAAGTCCACTCACTGAACAAGGTGAAAAGAGTAGCCATGAGCATTACAGTAGTCGTAAGGGAGCAGCGTCCACATCTATAAACTATAATAAATGCAATCAGTGGAAAAGGTTGACCCTTGGGGCTTTATTCTTTGATTGACATGAAGGTCAGAATGTGGCATTACTAAAGGGtttccattttgtttgtttgtttgtttgtttgttttttggagcGTGAACTCGTTGTTTCTGAATCTTGCCTGTTCTGAGGACCTGAGTCCAACTAGGGTTGAAAATGCTTTCCTTTCTCTAAGTCTTAACACTTCACCAGTTGCTGCTTATGACTCATGTTCCAACCCACTCCTGACAATGCAGTCTCTCACTCCCACACATGCCTACACAacttacttatttatttgtattttgtctGCTTTCTTTTTCCAGTTTAAATACGGGAAGATCTCCTCGAAACACAACGGCAGTGTTAAGAAAGGAGTGATCTTTGCCACCTACTCTTCCCTCATTGGAGAGAGCCAGTCGGGGGGGAAGTACAAGACTCGATTTAAGCAGCTACTGCACTGGTGTGGTGATGACTTTGACGGAGTTGTATCCTTTTAATCAGTAAACACACTTGGCTGTAGGAAAGTAACACCTTTGCAGTAAACAAAGGAAGTGCCTAATCTTTCTCTGTGCGTAACCCTCCTCCATAAAAATTATTACTTCCAGGATATTCCTTGAGGAGTCAATGTTTAGATATGTTTGTTTAGCTGTTTCGTAACATGCCCTTCTGCTGCACTTAATCAGTGTTGTCTAGCTTTGCCAGAAGCACGCATTGCTGCAAAGATGTTTGAAAGCTGTCAAATCTAAAGGTTACCATGACCTTCCAGTTATGTAGTAAATTAGGAGTTATATTGGTTCACATAAGATCTGTCATGaattaataaatatttttaagttTGACATTCTGTTTAGAATTCATTCTGAGTCTTAGGAACATGTCATCAGTATCATGTATGCATTTGTGGGTTCTTCCCTTGACTGTTCCTGTCAGATTGTATTCGATGAGTGTCACAAAGCCAAAAATGTTTGCCCGATTGGGTCTTCAAAACCCACAAAGACCGGTTTGGCTGTGCTGGAGCTACAGAACAAATTGCCCAAAGCCCGGGTGGTGTATGCCAGCGCCACAGGTAAAGTGACATACAGAAATGCCACATCAGAAtgttggagacacacacacacacacacacacatatatatgcaaaTAGTTCCCGGTCCCATTAGCTGTTCAATGTTGTAATCTGCATTACAGGTGCATCGGAGCCACGGAACATGGCCTACATGAACCGCCTTGGTATCTGGGGTGAAGGAACGCCCTTCAGGGAATTCACCAACTTTATTCAGGCAGTGGAGAGACGGTATGTGGCTCTCGGTCAGCAGTAACAGCTTTAGGTCTTGAGCACTTCGGTTGGGTGTGTAGGGAACAATAGCAGGAATCTGACCAAATTAGAACCCACCTTTCAGGAAAAACAAAGATCTGCCtgctttacatttacatttattcattaatcagctctggccattaaatagccttacggtaccgatccacttgcacgacacttcattttgtcgtgtcgcatagatgtcgcgctgcctccccacgttcagtcgtgtgtgggcgttttgtttaaaatgtcagttaccagctcatactcagttcgttttaacgtatcttaagtgtttttccacaaataccacaattttaggcatgtacttaacagtatacaacacattaatagcctaaacaaactatgcaagccatttggaaatcttgttttatttaaactactcaatgcaatctcaaatccttaccagaaacaccaacagtcaataAATTAAGccaaatcctagtttcgtttgttttatggactactaggtggtcgtgaaagagatcgttaaaacattatttgtcttgtaagcggaaccaaagtttcacaggcaccgttgtggtagaacaaaggacctacaacctcgtcctttcattggagagtcgcctcgcgttcaacggattcatttgcataaagatgggctTCGGATCGGTACTGTTAGTTGcagaaatggccttaaattaaacaaacaaacaaacattcatTCATCAGACGCTTTTCCAAATCTACTCAATTAAGCTTTGCTTTATATGCCTCTGTGTATGAGGGAAGTGCTTGTTGTTGTTTACCATAGTTTATATGTGTATCTCATTTGAATTTATTGGTTTTTGATCTATTCAATCCTCAGGGGTGTGGGAGCCATGGAGATTGTTGCCATGGACATGAAGTTGAGAGGGATGTACATTGCACGGCAGCTGAGCTTTCAGGGTGTGACATTTAAAATTGAAGAAGTCCCTTTATCTAACGACTACATCAAGATGTACAACAAGGCAGTGCGGCTGGTATGTACAGATGTTGAATGCCCTTTTGTAAATCCTCATAATGTGTTAGGAGGTCCCTCATCGACAAGCAGCGTGTTAGGTCAAGTGCGGTGGCTGATTTGAGGGTGGGGCTATGTCTTCATAAAATTGCTGGCTTTGCCGTACATGGCAAAAGTTAACCGGTGGTTTAAAAAAATCCCGCTTCGGAACCCGGTTACAGCCTCCTAAAATGCCAGGATTGTGTAGATGCAAGGCCTAACCGATAAAATAAATCccccagtttaaaaaaaaaaaaaaaacagcgttgTGTAGACAGGCCCTTGATGAGGTTTCTAAAGAGGTGGCTGTGTGCATATCCCCCTCCTTCATGAGTTGACCACTGCTACAGAGAACAGAGTTCATGTGATTGTCATATCCTGTGTGCACACCTTTTTATCAGTGAGGTCACTGTCACTCTTAGTGATAaaagtgcctgtctgtctgtcagtcccCGCCACACACGAGgttatgtttgttttgtagGTAGTCGAATTGGGTATATCATGGTTTCTTCCTATGATGGTCTGTGTGTCGTGATGGTGGTTGTGTTTAGATTCATTGCTGTTATTAAGGTTGTCCATTTTTCTGCTGTAATTTACATTTATGTAGCTGACACTTTTATTCAAAGTGATTTACAACAATTGAGGTACAATAAAGATGCAATAAAGTTACAGTGCCACTAGGATATTGTTAGATAGAGTAATCCTTACTTAAGCATTTATTCCCCCCCTGCGTGTCTCAGTGGGTAAGCGCCCGAGAGAAGTTCCAGGCGGCAGCCAACCTGATGGACGCAGAGCAGCGCATGAAGAAATCCATGTGGGGCCAGTTCTGGTCTGCGCACCAGCGCTTCTTCAAGTACCTGTGCATCGCCTCCAAGGTGCGCCGAGTCGTGCAGCTCGCCAGAGAGGAGGTCAAGAATGGAAAGGTGAGTGTTCTGTTGAATGTGGGTGAATGCACATGCCAATGAACATGTGCGACTGTGTTATGGTGGTTTAAACAGAAGTTGGACCATGTAGTACAGCGGTTAAGCCCTCAAATCAAGGGGAATTGTGCACTTTTTGAAAGAAACATGAAACTTCTACCATAGTTAGGTTATACCATAAGGTTTATTTTCAGATTGGGAGGGAAGTcaaatttgacctctgaggcccgggagaggtcaaatccaagatggccgccaacaATATTCAAAAGTGCCTCACGTTGGAACCAAATACAGTAGAAAAACACTTAAGGTGTCATTTCCCACTAACCTTTGGGTGCCCATTCTGTATCTGATAACTTTGAAACCACCAGAGTTCAAGAAAATGCATTTATGTAAaggtcaaggtaaacaaaacatcaaaatattcattttttatGTACCCTATGTACCCCAATTCATTTCTTTGTTGTCCCTGTATTAAGTTATTATTAGTGCGCAAAGAGATCCTTAAttcatctttctcttttgaCGGGTCATTCAAAGAAAACTGCCAGCAGAGGGCTGTGCCACCATCTCTCTTGGCCTTTATCAACATGGTACTTGATGGTACAAACATTGAGCATCAGTCCACCACAAAACCTGCCCTAACAATCTCCCAATTGATAGTCTTAACAGTAAGAAGTAATTAATTAAGTAGTAATTAAAGACACAGCCTTATATTAACATGCTAGCTACAAATGTGTTCAATCCCGGTTGACCGgctatttaaagggacaccaggcaagcctgctgctttttctctacgaaactccccctcgctcggtctgaagctcttttccttttctttgcgtcttccgtcaagggttttcgctgcttcttcaccggctctgccattatacacacgttttcaacaatctctagcgtttcgttagcctgcctgcttcggtcggcgggtagggtgcactgaacttgcaagcgggatattcttccgaCAGGCAATAGGggtgggcgagagagtcttcactcaccctgtaacgagtcatttaaccatataccgatttAGGAAGATGactaattaacacgaaaacgttgcctggtgtccctttaactaggCTACTCTGTTAACATTACCTATTTCAGCCATAGCAAATTTCACATTACCAAGCTGACATATCTACAATATACTCTGTTCAATTATTAAACTAGCTTCAGCTCACATAAATGTTCCAGACTATCTTCTAGTTTAGCTAGGataattattttgatcaatgtCCATGATTTTTAACTCAAaagcgaactaccaaggaaaACTCCTTCCTGGCTATGGTTAAATTAATTTGCAACaaataatattatgtaattatgtaatAATATTGTTTGTTCATAGTCAATCTGTTTACATGTTAGAATATGTCGGTTGAAGTGCTCTCTACATTGTGCGTACTGTGGCCTGTAACAACAACTCTTTAAAACAGGCTTTTTTTTAACCAGCGGTGGTATGGCAGGTGGTCTGTGAAAATGGTCTAGGGGGGGTCACCTGTGGATAATTCTGTGCTGTGAAGAAATGAAATTAGCCACACATCTCATGAAATAACAactaataactgaataatacaGGGACAACAAAGAAATGAATTGGGGTACATAGGGTACataaaaaatgaatattttgatgttttgtttaccttgaccaTTACATAAATGCATTTTCTTGAACTCTGGTGGTTTCAAAGTTATCAGATACAGAATGGGCACCCAAAAGTTAGTGGGAAATGACACCTTAAGTGTTTTTCTACTGTGTTTGGTTCCAATGTGAGGCACTTTTGAATAttattggcggccatcttggatttgacctctcccgggcctcagaggtcaaatttgACTTCTCCCAATCTGAAAATAAACCTCATGGTATAACCTAACTATGGTAGAAGTTTCATGTTTCTTTCAAAAAGTGCACAATTTTCATGGTTACCCACTGTACTAATGCTGTGCATCTTATTTAAAACTTTACAATACTGATTTAATTTTAGAATTAAAGACAAGTGACAACATTGTTCATATTCTTAACGTATTTAGAAATGTTTATTCTTTTTATTTGTGACCATCCAATAAACTGTATAGTTTATGTAAATACTTAACCTCCTTCATATTTTGTTGAGCATTGGGAAGAAGGTGGGTCACAAATCCtgaggtgatttttttttttttctttttttttttacacctgAGGCAATTCTGAAGAATCTCTATGCAACATTGGCCAACCTATAAGCTAAGCTTACCTAAgacaggaaggtgtgtgtgtgtgtgtgtgtgtgtgtgtgtgtgtctgtctctgtgtgtgtgtgtgtctgtctctgtgtgtgtgtgtgtctgtctgtctctgtctgtctgtgtctgtctctgtctgtgtgtgtgtccactagtTAATCTTTCTGCCCCTGCTGCTCCACAGTGTGTTGTGATCGGTCTCCAGTCGACAGGAGAGGCCAGAACACTGGAGGCCCTggaggagggaggtggagagctCAACGACTTTGTGTCCACTGCTAAGTGAGTGCCCTCACTGCCTCTCCTCTGCTACTCCTCAAACTTCAACTGAACTGAACTCCTGACTTGACTTTAAGACGGAGCTCTTGGATATACTGTGATTGCATGTACAAACAGAACACCACCATATTGCGAAACCTGTGAGGAATTGCAATAATGAGCTCAACACCTTAATCTCAGTCAGAATCCTTCAGGTAATAGATGTAAAGTTTTTAAATCAAGGACCGCACTCAAAAATACtttaaacagtttttttttaatctcatcACTTCGGGCCAGACGCCCTTCAGCCTACAGTGGCACAGTCCTTGAATTACCTAGAGAAAAATCGGGGTGTGGTACAACATTCCATTACAAAAAAGAAGCATAAGACAAATTTTATAGCTTCATAAAACAATATCCAGCTTTAGCTGCTGGAAAAAGAGATGAATACATGTAACGTGTATGAATTAACTGCTGGTTAGGTATGAATAAATTGATTAAGGAAATCAAAAGGAGTCATTATAACCAGTCATTATAACCACAATAGGTCCATAATGGAGAGCTGTAATGGGGCCGCTGTATTAGGTATGTTTATTCATTCTCTGTGACTGTTTCCTGGCAGGGGTGTGTTCCAGTCTCTGGTGGAGAAGCACTTTCCTGCCCCTGACAGACAGAAGCTCTTTAGCTTGCTGGGTATCGATCTACCCTCCAAGAAACCCACCGCAGCAAACAACAACGCCCAGGACCAGAAGAGCACCAAGAGAAAAGGTGTGTGTCACGGTCTTGTTACTGTTGCTTGTACTTGGTTCTCAGAACCCTGCAAAGCAAAGTTTTGTAGGTTTAGGAGGTTTTAGACAAAGGTTATTGGTTGTCCTGAAGGTTTTCAAGGTCACCTGAGCACACATGGCTTTGGCTTGTCAGTGAGGATTGGTGGAAGTAAGGGTGATTTTAGTTGGTGTCTGCTTTGAGTTGATTCAGTGATTGCTCGATGATTCAGTAAAGCACATTACTAACATGCTAATATAGGAACCAATATGCGGTCTGCTGATGGACTGTACCCTGAAAATGTATTGCTTGTAGATAATGTGGAAGTTGGTTTTATTTGTGGTTGTACACTGTGTGCATGCTGATAGTTTGGTTTATTAGCTGTTTAGTTTATTAGGTGTGTGCAGTGGCTAACAGGAGATTTTTCCTGTCCTCCTTTACAGGTCAGGAGATCAAGAAGGAGACAAAGAGGAAACGGCGGTCAGGAGGGCTGTCTGGAAGCAGCTCTGAAGAGAGCCAATCGGACGAGTCGGACCAGGACGCCGAGAGTGACGACAGCTTTAAGTCGGTCAGCTCCGGCGAGGAGGAAGACGACTTCAACCCTTTCAGGGACGAGTCCAGCGAGGATGACGAGGGTGGTGAGTAATTAACAGCGAAAGAGTCAAAGAGGAACAGTCTCAACGGGACTAAGGactaagaattttttttttccccactcaCACTCCATTCGTCTCCCCAGATCCCTGGCTCATTCGGAAAGACTCCAAGAAAGGCAAAGAGAAGaaggggaagaagaagaagaagaagagcatCGACCCGGACTCCATTCAGAGTGCCTTGCTGGCGTCTGGTCTGGGCTCCACCAGGCCCGCCTTCACCACGCCCGTAGCCAAAGTGCCTGCCGCCGTCACCCCAGCAGGTGGGTTGACGTAGCCCTCGACATCAGGATCACAACACTTCTCATCGCATTTGTTAAAGAACCGTATAGCCGCTTAGTCGTCATGTATGTATTAGTGTGCTAGTCCGGTACTGCAAAAGGAAGTTTGGCCTATTTCACCCTGTTTGTGTTTTAGGTCCAAAGTTTTTCTTTGAAAGCGTATCCTCAGGTTCCTCAGGGTTTTGTAGGTAAGGTGGCAGAAGCAGAAAATATTCAGAAATATTTCGGATTTCAGGCAAGTGAGTTTAACCAAGAGCAAGTAATAAGCAGAGCATGGCTCTCAATTCATACCGTGATACGCATATCACACAACGTAAACCACACATGCCTTCACATTAATTTTTAATCCTTGCTTGCTCCCTCCGTCCGATGTCAGCGCATCTCTTATTATAGGCTACGACGGGATCCGTGAATTTTGTTCATGTAATTTAcagaactaggcctacatgtgtaCAACCTACAATGTGCATATGCGTTTCAAGACACAACACTTAAAACGAGTGAACAATaattaaaatgtagcctacgcGTCAGTGTTTTACTTATCAACGAATAACCAAATGACTGAACTCATGGACGAGAAGCAGAGCCAGAGTGGCTGCAGTCATTAGATAGTAAGTGGCATCGCAGATGTGCAACTGGACGTTTATGTTTGAGATCTCATTCGTGGTCATGGTCCTGATAACTAACTGGCTATTCGTCTCCTTGACCAGCTAAGACGGAGAGTGATGGCTGCATGACCAGCCAGGACGCAGTGGAGGACGCCCAGCAGATGAAGCGCCACCTactggaggagctggagaagcTCTCGGAGCAGCTGCCCCCCAACACGCTGGACGAGCTCATCGACGAGCTCGGGGGCCCTGAGAATGTGGCTGAGGTCAGTAgtgggatacacacacacacacaccacggtaTATTATTG
Encoded proteins:
- the sbno1 gene encoding protein strawberry notch homolog 1 isoform X4 — its product is MMMDPGQDLLLAALSESGICPNDLFDLDPQDTVPPPVPQQSVSVSALDGVSLAAEAAGIVRLEPGQSPTPVPTTTPTITIRQKPQPSTTTFVLNQLNQLPSLGTIVVTKPASGSTGRQTITVTKVVHARGMSPAAVVASSSPVCSVVPPGREQVKLKDLLKPGALKTSSLGELMKLKPPADIAPPVATATAATELNNGVKKEVTSKDVARIWVNEDLKMRSFSPTNIPHIKDEEEPEEEEEEEMGHAETYAEYMPMKLKTGLRHPDPVVETSSLSSVNPPDVWYRMAVPEEIIDRGWLSALQLEAITYASQQHETFLPNQDRAAYLIGDGAGVGKGRTIAGVIYENYLLGRKRSLWFSVSNDLKYDAERDLRDIGAKNIQVHSLNKFKYGKISSKHNGSVKKGVIFATYSSLIGESQSGGKYKTRFKQLLHWCGDDFDGVIVFDECHKAKNVCPIGSSKPTKTGLAVLELQNKLPKARVVYASATGASEPRNMAYMNRLGIWGEGTPFREFTNFIQAVERRGVGAMEIVAMDMKLRGMYIARQLSFQGVTFKIEEVPLSNDYIKMYNKAVRLWVSAREKFQAAANLMDAEQRMKKSMWGQFWSAHQRFFKYLCIASKVRRVVQLAREEVKNGKCVVIGLQSTGEARTLEALEEGGGELNDFVSTAKGVFQSLVEKHFPAPDRQKLFSLLGIDLPSKKPTAANNNAQDQKSTKRKGQEIKKETKRKRRSGGLSGSSSEESQSDESDQDAESDDSFKSVSSGEEEDDFNPFRDESSEDDEGDPWLIRKDSKKGKEKKGKKKKKKSIDPDSIQSALLASGLGSTRPAFTTPVAKVPAAVTPAAKTESDGCMTSQDAVEDAQQMKRHLLEELEKLSEQLPPNTLDELIDELGGPENVAEMTGRKGRVVSNDDGSISYESRSELDVPVEILNLTEKQRFMDGEKNIAIISEAASSGISLQADRRVKNQRRRVHMTLELPWSADRAIQQFGRTHRSNQVTAPEYVFLISELAGEQRFASIVAKRLESLGALTHGDRRATETRDLSRFNFDNKYGRNALEIVMKSIVNLDSPLVSPPSEFEGDFFKEIRNGLIGVGLINVEDRSGILTLDKDYNNIGKFLNRILGMAVQQQNALFQYFAETLTAVIQNAKKNGRYDMGILDLGSGDEKVKKVDMKKFLTPGYSTSGHVELYTVSVERGMSWEDATHIWAEHNGADDGFYVQVRNNKKTALLVTEVNTKKRLFLVYRPNTGKQLKQESYADVRKKCKKVLSDDAKQHWIDQYNSSAEICAHAYWRGNCKKASAGLQCEIGLRCRTYYVLCGSVLSVWTKVEGVLASVSGTNVKMQIVRLRTEDGQRIVGLLIPANCVSPLTNLLSSSDQSQQLAVQQQQMWQQLHPQSLSHSANT